A stretch of DNA from Nitrospira sp.:
GACGTCGAGCAACAGCATATCGGTGGTACCGCCGCTCAGGATATCGGCCTGGACCGCCGCACCCAGTGCGACGACCTCGTCCGGGTTCAGATCGCAGTGCGGCTGTTTGCCGAACAGTGCTTGCACGCGCTGGCGCACGAGCGGCATACGGGTCGACCCGCCCACGAGCACAACTTCGTCGATATCGGTCGGGGTCAGTCCCGCATCCTTGATGGCGAGACGGCAGGGGCCCAGGGTTCGCTCGACCAAGGGGGTGCACAGCTCATTGAGCTGATCACGAGTCAGCTCCCGACTATACCGGCCCTGGCCGTTGGGTAAGTCAAGGCTCACAGTGGTCTTCAATTCTTCCGACAAGCGAATCTTTGCGCGTTCGGCCTCTAGGCGAACGGCTTGTACCATGTCGGGTTGTGTGGTCAGATCGAGTCCATGCTGCGTCTGGATCTCAGTCAGCAGGAGTTCAGTCAGCAACTGATCGAAATCGTCACCACCGAGATGGGTGTCCCCATTGGTGGCCAACACTTCGAAAATGCCGTGTTTCAACTTCAGGATCGAGATATCAAAGGTTCCCCCGCCGAGGTCGTAGACGGCGATGGTCCCCTGCGTCTTTTTTTGCAGCCCATAGGCCAGCGATGCGGCCGTGGGTTCATTGATGATGCGTAACACGTCTAGCCCTGCGATCATGCCCGCATCTTTGGTCGCCTGCCGTTGGCTGTCATTGAAATAGGCGGGGACAGTGATGACGACCTTCGTAATGCTTTCTCCAAGAAAGGCTTCGGCGCGAAGTTTGAGTTCCTTCAAGATCATGGCCGAGATCTGCGGGGGCGAATAGGTTTTCTCACCCAGCTTGATCCGGATGACCCCGCCTTTTTCCGTGAGTGTATAGGGGAAGTAGGTGAGTTCGCTCTGGACATCGGCGAGGCTCTTGCCCATGAACCGTTTGACGGAGTAGACGGTGCGTTCGGGGTTTCTCGTGAGATGTTCTTTGGCTGAATCTCCAACGATGATCCCGTTGTCGGTGAGTGCCACGACGGAAGGGACCATTCCGCGTTCGTGACGGGCGGAGATCACACGCGGACTATCCTGATCCATATACGCGACGAGCGAGTTCGTGGTCCCCAGGTCGATGCCGACAATGCGTGTCATAGAAAATCCTGAAACGGTCTCTGAGTTCGGTGTTGAATCCGGTCGCCTAGGCGATGGTCTCGACGAGGTCGTTGACGATATTTTTTACATAGGTACGGTTGGATAGAATGCTGCGCATGTCTTTGAGCAGGCG
This window harbors:
- the dnaK gene encoding molecular chaperone DnaK; amino-acid sequence: MTRIVGIDLGTTNSLVAYMDQDSPRVISARHERGMVPSVVALTDNGIIVGDSAKEHLTRNPERTVYSVKRFMGKSLADVQSELTYFPYTLTEKGGVIRIKLGEKTYSPPQISAMILKELKLRAEAFLGESITKVVITVPAYFNDSQRQATKDAGMIAGLDVLRIINEPTAASLAYGLQKKTQGTIAVYDLGGGTFDISILKLKHGIFEVLATNGDTHLGGDDFDQLLTELLLTEIQTQHGLDLTTQPDMVQAVRLEAERAKIRLSEELKTTVSLDLPNGQGRYSRELTRDQLNELCTPLVERTLGPCRLAIKDAGLTPTDIDEVVLVGGSTRMPLVRQRVQALFGKQPHCDLNPDEVVALGAAVQADILSGGTTDMLLLDVTPLSLGIETMGGVMSSLIRRNTTIPASAKEMFTTYVDGQTGVDIHILQGERELVKDNRSLARFRLKVPPLPAGVPRIEVTFLIDANGILNVMAKDMRTGETQSIEVKPSYGLSDQEVERMIEDSFKFAADDVSARKVIEARLDAGALITTTDKSLADGGHLVAAEEVTKIRAALSALASAKEGTDPRAIRGRMADLEQAAKGLTVAMLDNSLKQGLQGKKISDVT